Proteins from a genomic interval of Nostoc sp. 'Peltigera membranacea cyanobiont' N6:
- a CDS encoding type II toxin-antitoxin system RelE/ParE family toxin, whose translation MDYQVVLSPKAVGDLEAIVRYIALSNAEAARKLGQQLLEKSRELSQFPFIGQKVPEFDDPNIRQLILKPYRIVYRVEEEKKRVSIARFWHSAQENLEL comes from the coding sequence ATGGACTACCAAGTAGTTCTTTCTCCCAAAGCTGTGGGGGATTTGGAAGCAATTGTCAGGTATATTGCCTTAAGCAATGCTGAAGCTGCAAGGAAATTGGGTCAGCAACTCCTTGAAAAAAGTAGGGAGTTAAGTCAATTTCCATTCATTGGTCAGAAAGTACCTGAGTTTGACGACCCTAATATTCGTCAGCTTATTCTTAAACCATATCGTATTGTCTACAGGGTTGAAGAGGAGAAAAAGCGGGTCAGTATCGCTAGATTTTGGCATTCGGCACAAGAGAATCTTGAGCTTTAG
- a CDS encoding BRO-N domain-containing protein: MLTVTEAGLYRLIFKSRKPVAKRFQRWVFHEVLPSLRRTGKYEMPKAEQQQNTKPTLDELVNFGQKILSGTRLSAELQTITILRGVQALCPEIAPMAQELVGAIQEIEATHDRHLSPTAIGELYAERNGLPKPVKPQIVNRVLEFAGLQTKEVQIKTDTNGKQSHKNIWHLTEKGKLWGTVTRDKARTHDKIVEHVRWLPDVLEVIDLSVEQLN; encoded by the coding sequence ATGCTTACTGTGACTGAAGCAGGGCTTTATCGCCTGATCTTTAAATCTCGTAAACCAGTTGCCAAACGGTTCCAGCGTTGGGTGTTTCACGAAGTCCTCCCATCCCTGCGGCGCACTGGCAAATATGAGATGCCCAAGGCGGAGCAACAACAAAATACTAAACCCACACTCGATGAACTTGTCAACTTTGGGCAAAAGATTCTCTCTGGCACAAGACTTAGTGCAGAACTCCAAACCATCACCATTCTTCGAGGTGTACAAGCTTTGTGTCCCGAAATAGCTCCGATGGCCCAAGAGTTGGTCGGAGCAATTCAGGAAATTGAAGCGACTCACGACAGGCATTTGTCTCCAACCGCAATCGGTGAATTATATGCCGAACGCAACGGACTGCCCAAGCCCGTAAAGCCACAAATAGTTAACCGTGTTTTAGAATTTGCTGGTTTGCAGACCAAGGAGGTTCAAATCAAGACTGACACGAATGGTAAACAAAGTCACAAAAATATTTGGCATCTAACCGAAAAAGGTAAGCTGTGGGGAACGGTAACACGAGATAAAGCCCGGACTCACGACAAGATTGTGGAACACGTTCGATGGTTGCCAGATGTTCTTGAGGTGATTGATTTGAGTGTGGAACAGCTTAATTAA
- a CDS encoding BRO family protein: MNKIISDEIRKIDDPINPRWVAADICSLLDIDTSLAVTGQKRRPGSGLSEQEKFKDKIETLGGIQTLLTINREGLKRLLARSRKPNARTLARLFGIEVVLSCKEVECFSILAATFKHLAPKMQFCFDKYRIDFYLPSDRIAIECDEYGHSDRDKGYELISPLLSVWDNPIAESLSGLYFPL; the protein is encoded by the coding sequence ATGAATAAAATTATATCTGATGAAATTAGAAAAATAGATGATCCTATTAATCCTCGATGGGTTGCTGCTGACATTTGTTCTTTACTAGATATTGATACTTCTTTAGCTGTTACAGGACAAAAACGCAGACCTGGTTCTGGATTGTCAGAGCAAGAAAAGTTTAAAGATAAAATTGAGACACTAGGTGGAATACAAACTCTTTTGACTATTAATAGAGAGGGCTTAAAAAGACTCCTAGCCAGATCGAGGAAACCAAATGCAAGGACTCTAGCCCGCTTATTTGGGATAGAAGTTGTTCTCTCTTGCAAAGAGGTTGAATGTTTCTCCATTCTTGCCGCTACATTTAAGCATTTAGCCCCAAAAATGCAATTCTGCTTTGATAAGTACAGAATTGACTTTTACCTTCCAAGTGACAGAATAGCAATAGAGTGTGATGAGTATGGACATTCTGATAGAGATAAAGGATATGAACTGATTAGCCCTCTTTTGTCAGTTTGGGATAACCCAATCGCTGAAAGCCTTTCGGGGCTTTATTTTCCACTTTAA
- a CDS encoding four helix bundle protein: MLFDKARFMNTAQGSLEECRYYLILARDLNYGDMANAINQLEEVSKLLTSYVNSILTPDS; the protein is encoded by the coding sequence ATTCTGTTTGATAAAGCAAGATTTATGAACACGGCACAGGGTTCTTTAGAAGAATGTAGATATTATTTAATCCTAGCTAGGGATTTAAATTACGGTGATATGGCAAACGCAATTAACCAACTTGAAGAAGTTAGCAAATTACTCACAAGTTATGTTAACTCCATTCTGACTCCTGACTCCTGA